Proteins encoded together in one Solanum lycopersicum chromosome 7, SLM_r2.1 window:
- the LOC101250425 gene encoding uncharacterized protein has product MSDKRRVHPNCGNGSNPYHECSKYCFKIIAEIKKQMIKAETRVLQANTVDERDGVESHSDDGEDSTREESGNLIRGRKRKLFELRLKMNEARKANQSAMVVEKKKTEAPTAECRGMSKYGKAPKSSDDKIERMVKELKDRYEKRQSFSRRRKFHEEKDIDSINDRNEHFNKKIERAFGKYTLEIKNSLERGTALPD; this is encoded by the coding sequence ATGAGCGACAAAAGAAGAGTTCACCCAAATTGTGGGAATGGCTCGAACCCTTATCATGAATGCAGCAAATATTGCTTCAAAATAATAGCGGAAATAAAGAAGCAAATGATCAAAGCTGAAACACGTGTGTTGCAAGCGAATACTGTTGATGAAAGAGATGGTGTTGAAAGTCACAGTGATGATGGAGAGGATAGTACGAGAGAAGAGTCGGGGAATCTGATAAGAGGGAGGAAGAGGAAGTTATTTGAATTGAGGTTAAAAATGAACGAGGCAAGAAAAGCTAATCAATCTGCAATGGTAgtagagaagaaaaaaacagaaGCTCCAACTGCAGAGTGTAGAGGAATGTCCAAGTATGGGAAGGCGCCAAAATCATCAGACGACAAGATAGAGAGGATGGTGAAGGAGCTAAAGGACAGGTATGAGAAGCGTCAATCATTTAGTCGGAGGAGAAAGTTTCATGAAGAGAAAGATATTGACTCTATTAATGATCGTAACGAGCACTTCAATAAAAAGATTGAGCGTGCCTTTGGAAAATACACCTTGGAGATCAAGAATAGCCTTGAGAGAGGAACTGCTTTGCCTGACTGA
- the LOC101250135 gene encoding glycine-rich cell wall structural protein 1-like, protein MGSSSQKRVVVLLLVLSIFLELSAITFGDDKLEELRWGNDNGCGRFGRRGCGGRGGWGGRGGRGGWGGRGGRGGGAGGGFGGGAGGGVGGGGGLGGGAGGGGGLGGGGGGGLGGGAGGGLGGGGGLGGGGGLGGGAGGGVGGGGGLGGGAGGGGGGGLGGGAGGGAGGGVGGGAGGGVGGGGGFGGGGGGGVSGGSGHGGGFGAGGGVGGGAGGGLGGGAGGGGGSGGGGGIGGGSGHGGGFGAGGGVGGGAGGGGGGGGGGGGGGGGGLGGGSGHGGGFGAGGGVGGGAGGGVGGGGGFGGGGGGGVGGGSGHGGGFGAGGGLGGGSGGGLGGGGGHGGGIGVGIGIGIGVGVGAGAGKGVGVGSGSGSGGGGNGR, encoded by the coding sequence ATGGGTTCTTCTTCTCAAAAGAGGGTTGTAGTGTTACTTCTTGTCTTGAGCATTTTCTTGGAATTGAGTGCCATCACTTTTGGTGATGATAAGCTTGAAGAGTTGAGGTGGGGTAATGATAATGGTTGTGGTCGATTTGGTAGGAGAGGTTGTGGTGGACGTGGAGGATGGGGCGGACGCGGAGGACGTGGTGGATGGGGAGGGCGTGGTGGACGTGGAGGAGGTGCTGGAGGAGGTTTTGGAGGCGGAGCTGGAGGTGGAGTGGGTGGTGGGGGAGGTCTTGGTGGAGGAGCAGGTGGTGGTGGTGGACTAGGTGGGGGAGGAGGAGGAGGTCTCGGGGGAGGAGCGGGAGGTGGACTAGGTGGAGGAGGAGGTCTCGGAGGTGGAGGTGGACTAGGTGGAGGAGCGGGAGGTGGAGTAGGTGGCGGAGGAGGTCTTGGGGGAGGAGCAGGTGGTGGAGGTGGAGGAGGACTAGGGGGAGGAGCAGGTGGTGGAGCTGGTGGTGGTGTAGGTGGCGGTGCTGGAGGAGGTGTTGGTGGAGGTGGTGgatttggtggtggtggaggaGGAGGTGTAAGTGGAGGTTCAGGTCATGGTGGTGGATTTGGAGCAGGAGGAGGTGTAGGTGGTGGTGCAGGAGGAGGGCTTGGTGGTGGAGCTGGTGGAGGTGGAGGTAGTGGTGGTGGAGGAGGTATCGGAGGTGGTTCTGGACATGGTGGAGGTTTTGGTGCCGGAGGTGGTGTTGGAGGAGGTGCTGGAGGCGGAGGTGGAGGAGGAGGCGGTGGTGGTGGAGGAGGAGGTGGCGGTCTTGGAGGTGGTTCAGGCCACGGTGGTGGATTTGGTGCAGGTGGTGGAGTTGGAGGCGGAGCTGGTGGAGGAGTAGGAGGTGGAGGAGGATTTGGAGGTGGTGGCGGAGGTGGGGTAGGAGGAGGATCAGGTCATGGTGGTGGTTTTGGTGCGGGTGGAGGCTTAGGTGGTGGGTCAGGGGGAGGATTAGGAGGAGGAGGTGGACATGGTGGAGGTATCGGAGTTGGAATTGGAATTGGTATTGGAGTTGGTGTTGGTGCTGGAGCTGGCAAAGGTGTTGGAGTAGGGAGTGGGTCAGGTAGTGGTGGTGGTGGTAATGGTCGATGA
- the LOC104648402 gene encoding glycine-rich cell wall structural protein 1-like has product MGSSSQKKVVGLLLVLSIFLELSAITFGDDKFEESRWGNDYGCGRFGRRGCGGRDPGGGRGVGGGFGGGAGGGGGLGGGEGGGVGGGGGFGGGLGGGAGGGGGLGGGEGGGVGSGGGLGGGAGGGGGLGGGGGGLGGGAGGGGGGGGLGGGAGGGVGGGEGGGLGGGAGGGVGGGGGVGGGAGGGGGLGGGEGGGVGGGGGVGGGSGHGGGFGVGGGVGGGEGGGLGGGAGGGGGSGGGGGIGGGFGHGGGFGAGGGVGGGVGEGAGGGGGGGGGGLGGGSGHGGGFGEGGGVGGGTGGGVGGGGGGGGGGGGGGGEGSGHGGGFGAGGGVGGGSGGGLGGGGGHGGGIGVGIGVGVGGGAGKGVGVGSGSGSDGNGR; this is encoded by the exons ATGGGTTCTTCTTCTCAAAAGAAGGTTGTAGGGTTACTTCTTGTCTTGAGTATTTTCTTGGAATTGAGTGCCATCACTTTTGGTGATGATAAGTTTGAAGAGTCGAGGTGGGGTAATGATTATGGTTGTGGACGATTTGGTAGAAGGGGATGTGGTGGACGCGATCCAGGTGgtggtagaggtgttggaggagGGTTTGGAGGCGGAGCTGGTGGAGGAGGAGGTCTCGGGGGAGGAGAAGGAGGTGGAGTAGGTGGTGGGGGAGGTTTTGGTGGAGGACTAGGTGGAGGTGCAGGAGGCGGAGGTGGACtaggaggaggagaaggaggTGGAGTAGGTAGCGGAGGAGGTCTTGGGGGAGGAGCAGGTGGTGGAGGTGGCCTAGGTGGTGGAGGAGGAGGTCTAGGTGGAGGGGCAGGAGGCGGAG GAGGTGGAGGTGGACTAGGTGGAGGAGCGGGAGGTGGAGTAGGTGGAGGGGAAGGAGGTGGACTAGGTGGAGGAGCAGGAGGTGGAGTAGGTGGTGGAGGAGGTGTAGGAGGAGGAGCAGGTGGTGGAGGAGGACTAGGGGGAGGAGAAGGTGGTGGTGTTGGTGGAGGAGGAGGTGTAGGTGGAGGGTCAGGTCATGGTGGTGGATTTGGAGTCGGAGGAGGTGTAGGAGGTGGTGAAGGAGGAGGTCTTGGTGGTGGAGCTGGTGGAGGTGGAGGTAGTGGTGGTGGAGGAGGTATCGGAGGTGGTTTTGGACATGGTGGAGGTTTTGGAGCTGGAGGTGGTGTAGGTGGTGGCGTTGGAGAAGGTGCTGGAGGTGGAGGAGGAGGCGGTGGTGGTGGTCTTGGAGGAGGGTCAGGCCATGGTGGTGGATTTGGTGAAGGTGGCGGAGTTGGAGGTGGAACTGGTGGAGGAgtaggaggaggaggaggaggaggaggtggTGGCGGAGGTGGAGGAGGAGAAGGATCAGGTCATGGTGGTGGTTTTGGTGCGGGTGGAGGTGTAGGTGGTGGGTCAGGGGGAGGATTAGGAGGAGGAGGTGGACATGGTGGAGGAATCGGGGTTGGTATCGGAGTAGGTGTTGGTGGTGGAGCTGGCAAAGGTGTTGGAGTAGGGAGTGGTTCCGGTAGTGATGGTAATGGCCGATGA
- the LOC138337553 gene encoding secreted RxLR effector protein 161-like, producing the protein MDKAHPLSTPMVVRSLEVSKDPFRPQEENEEPLGPEVPYLSAIGALMYLANATRPDIAFSVNLLARYSSSPTRRYWNGVKHILRYLRGTSDMGLFYTNKDSADLVGHADAGYLFDPHKARS; encoded by the coding sequence ATGGACAAAGCACATCCATTAAGTACTCCAATGGTTGTCCGATCACTTGAAGTGAGTAAGGATCCATTCCGACCTCAAGAAGAGAATGAGGAACCTCTTGGTCCAGAAGTACCTTATCTTAgtgcaattggggcacttatgTATCTTGCTAATGCTACGAGACCTGACATAGCATTTTCTGTTAATTTGTTAGCAAGATATAGTTCTTCCCCTACACGAAGATATTGGAATGGAGTTAAACATATATTGCGATATCTAAGGGGAACTAGTGATATGGGTCTATTTTATACTAACAAAGATAGTGCAGATCTTGTTGGTCATGCAGATGCAGGTTATTTATTTGACCCACATAAAGCTCGATCATAA
- the LOC101256306 gene encoding L-ascorbate oxidase homolog: MVKEWSTWLPLMAMVMMFLHVNFIHGEDPYRFYAWNVTYGDIYPLGVKQQGILINGQFPGPPIQCVTNDNLIINVFNNLDEPFLISWNGVEQRRNSWQDGVYGTNCPIPPGKNFTYVLQVKDQIGSFYYFPSLAFHKAAGGFGSINIASRSVIPVPFPSPAGEFSILTGDWFKQNHSDLKAILDGGHDLPFPDGLLINGHGSNGYTFTVDQGKTYRFRISNVGLTTSVNFRIQGHKMTVVEVEGTHTVQNAYDSLDIHLGQSYSVLLTADQPAQDYYIVVSTRFTSQVLTATSTLRYSNSAGSVSGPPPGGPTIEIDWSFNQARSLRRNLTASGPRPNPQGSYHYGLINTTRTIRLANSAPIINGKQRYAINSVSFIPADTPLKLADHFNIPGVFTLGSIPDSPTGSGAYLQTSVMSADFRAYTEVVFENLEDSVQSYHIDGHHFFVVGMGRGEWTPASRLTYNLRDTISRSTVQVYPKSWTALYMPLDNVGMWNIRSQNWARQYLGQQFYLRVYSPVNSWRDESPVPSNVLHCGRA, translated from the exons atggtaaAAGAATGGAGTACTTGGTTGCCTTTAATGGCTATGGTGATGATGTTTCTTCatgtaaattttattcatgGAGAAGACCCTTATAGGTTCTACGCTTGGAATGTTACTTATGGTGATATTTACCCTCTTGGTGTCAAACAACAG GGGATTTTGATAAATGGGCAATTTCCAGGACCACCTATTCAGTGTGTGACCAATGATAACTTGATTATCAATGTTTTCAACAATTTGGATGAACCCTTTCTCATTTCCTG GAACGGTGTCGAGCAGAGGAGAAATTCATGGCAGGATGGAGTCTATGGCACTAATTGTCCCATTCCACCAGGCAAAAACTTCACTTATGTTCTCCAAGTCAAAGATCAGATTGGTAGTTTCTACTACTTTCCTTCCCTTGCTTTCCACAAGGCAGCAGGAGGATTTGGTAGCATAAATATCGCCAGTCGCTCTGTTATTCCTGTTCCTTTTCCTTCTCCTGCTGGAGAGTTCTCCATACTGACTGGAGATTGGTTCAAACAAAACCACAGT GACCTTAAAGCAATTTTGGATGGTGGACATGATCTTCCCTTCCCTGACGGGCTTCTTATCAATGGTCATGGATCAAATGGTTATACGTTCACCGTTGATCAAG GCAAGACTTACAGATTCAGGATATCAAACGTTGGTCTCACAACTTCCGTTAATTTTAGAATCCAAGGGCATAAGATGACTGTAGTTGAAGTAGAAGGGACTCACACTGTGCAAAATGCATATGATTCTCTTGATATCCATTTGGGACAGTCCTATTCTGTGTTGTTAACTGCGGATCAACCTGCACAAGATTACTATATTGTTGTCTCCACTCGTTTCACATCTCAGGTGCTTACAGCTACGTCTACTCTTCGTTATAGTAATTCAGCAGGAAGTGTTTCTGGCCCTCCTCCTGGTGGACCAACAATTGAAATTGATTGGTCTTTCAATCAGGCCCGATCTCTCAG GCGTAATCTAACAGCTAGTGGACCGAGACCTAACCCTCAGGGCTCCTACCACTACGGACTTATTAACACCACACGCACAATTAGACTTGCGAATTCAGCTCCAATCATCAATGGGAAGCAAAGATATGCTATCAACAGCGTGTCCTTTATTCCAGCAGATACACCACTTAAACTTGCTGATCACTTCAATATTCCCGGGGTCTTTACCCTTGGAAGCATTCCAGATAGCCCTACTGGATCCGGTGCTTACCTTCAGACATCCGTTATGTCTGCTGATTTTCGAGCTTATACTGAAGTTGTATTTGAGAATTTAGAAGACAGTGTGCAGTCTTACCACATCGATGGACACCATTTCTTCGTTGTGGG AATGGGTCGCGGAGAGTGGACTCCTGCAAGCAGATTAACATACAACTTAAGGGACACGATTTCTCGTTCAACAGTTCAG GTGTACCCAAAGTCCTGGACTGCACTATACATGCCATTAGATAATGTGGGAATGTGGAACATAAGGTCTCAGAATTGGGCTCGTCAATACTTAGGACAACAATTTTATCTGCGAGTTTACTCGCCCGTAAATTCGTGGAGAGATGAATCTCCGGTTCCCAGCAATGTTCTACATTGTGGAAGAGCATGA
- the LOC101256015 gene encoding L-ascorbate oxidase homolog, which translates to MRSLWWSLLVVQILFLLLLGFSNGESPYRWYNWNITYGDIYPLGVKQQGILINGQFPGPPIDSVTNDNLIINVFNSLDEPFLLSWNGIQQRRNSWQDGVYGTNCPIPPGQNFTYVLQVKDQIGSFFYFPSLAMHKAAGGYGGIIIRSRPLIPVPFPPPAGDYTILVGDWFKLNHTDLKAILDGGNDLPFPDGLLVNGRGSNGLTFTVDQGRTYRFRISNVGLTTAINFRIQGHKMVLVEAEGTHTLQNTYESLDIHLGQSYSVLVTMDQPGQDYYIVASTRFTSPVLTATSILHYSNSAGGVSGPPPGGPTIEIDWSLNQARSIRQNLTASGPRPNPQGSYHYGLVNTTRTIRLANSAPMINGKKRYAVNSVSFIPADTPLKLADYFKIPGVFNLGSIQDYPTGGGGYLQTSVMAADFRAYVEVVFENPEDTVQSWHIDGHIFFVVGMDGGQWSAASRLNYNLRDGISRCTIQVYPRSWTALYMPLDNVGMWNIRSENWARQYLGQQFYLRVYSPVNSWRDEYPIPIGALLCGRASGRKTRPL; encoded by the exons ATGAGGAGCTTGTGGTGGTCTTTATTGGTAGTACAaatcttattcttattattattgggTTTTTCCAATGGGGAAAGTCCATATAGATGGTATAATTGGAATATTACTTATGGTGATATTTATCCTCTTGGTGTTAAACAACAG GGTATATTGATAAATGGGCAATTTCCAGGACCTCCAATTGATAGTGTTACTAATGATAACTTGATTATCAATGTTTTCAACAGTTTGGATGAACCTTTTTTGTTGTCATG GAATGGAATTCAACAGAGGAGGAACTCATGGCAAGATGGAGTATATGGGACTAACTGTCCGATTCCACCAGGCCAAAACTTCACATATGTTCTACAAGTTAAGGATCAGATTGGAAGTTTCTTTTATTTCCCTTCATTGGCTATGCACAAAGCCGCTGGAGGCTATGGTGGCATTATAATACGTAGTCGTCCACTGATTCCTGTTCCTTTTCCTCCACCTGCTGGAGATTACACCATTTTGGTTGGTGACTGGTTCAAGCTAAATCACACT GATCTCAAGGCAATTTTAGATGGAGGAAATGATCTTCCCTTCCCTGATGGTCTTCTTGTGAACGGTCGTGGATCAAATGGTTTAACTTTCACAGTTGATCAAG GTAGGACTTACAGATTCAGGATTTCCAATGTTGGCCTCACAACAGCTATAAATTTTAGAATCCAGGGGCATAAGATGGTCTTAGTTGAAGCGGAAGGGACTCACACACTGCAGAATACCTACGAGTCACTTGATATCCATTTGGGTCAGTCCTATTCTGTGTTGGTCACAATGGACCAACCAGGGCAGGACTATTACATTGTCGCCTCAACGCGTTTCACTTCACCAGTGCTAACAGCAACATCAATTCTTCACTACAGCAACTCAGCGGGAGGTGTTTCTGGTCCTCCCCCAGGTGGACCAACAATTGAGATTGATTGGTCTCTCAATCAGGCTCGATCTATTAG GCAAAATTTGACAGCAAGTGGTCCAAGGCCTAATCCACAAGGTTCTTATCATTATGGGTTGGTTAACACCACGCGGACAATTAGATTGGCAAATTCTGCTCCGATGATTAATGGTAAAAAGAGGTATGCAGTCAACAGTGTGTCATTCATTCCAGCAGACACACCACTCAAACTAGCAGACTACTTCAAGATTCCAGGGGTATTCAACCTTGGTAGCATCCAAGACTACCCCACTGGAGGTGGTGGTTATCTCCAGACCTCTGTCATGGCTGCTGATTTCAGAGCCTACGTTGAAGTTGTGTTCGAGAATCCAGAAGATACTGTCCAGTCATGGCACATTGATGGCCATATCTTCTTTGTCGTAGG GATGGATGGTGGACAATGGTCAGCTGCAAGCAGATTAAACTACAACTTAAGAGATGGTATTTCGCGTTGTACAATTCAG GTATATCCAAGATCATGGACAGCTTTATACATGCCATTAGACAATGTGGGAATGTGGAACATTAGATCAGAGAATTGGGCTCGGCAGTACTTAGGCCAGCAGTTCTACCTTCGCGTTTATTCACCTGTCAATTCATGGAGAGATGAGTATCCAATTCCAATTGGTGCTCTTCTCTGTGGACGTGCATCTGGACGCAAGACTCGCCCACTCTAA